The region TTCGAGAGCATTCAACAGGAAATCGCGAACATGACTGGCACGGAAGGCACGAACTGATCAACTGGGTTCAGGCGTGACAGATCTCGCGAGCGAAACGTCGCCGACTGACCCGGTCGGGGGCGTTGTGGCTCCGCCCACGAATCGAATGGTCATCGCGATTCTGGCACTCATCGGCTTGTGCGTGGCGCTCTACCTCTGGGCGCACAACGCGGGACTCACCGGCCCCATAGTTTGCGGTGTGGGTGACTGCGCGACCGTTCAGTCGTCCGAGTATGCCACCATTGGGCCGATACCCGTTTCGTCCATCGGCGTGTTCGGGTACATCGTCGTTTTGGCTCTGAGCTTCGTCGGGCTACAACCGGCCCACCGTGATTCCGCTCTGATTGGTGGGTTGCTGTTGACTGGATCTGGAGGAGGGGTCGTCTTCTCTGGCTGGCTCACCTACCTCGAGGCGTTCGTCATCAACGCGTGGTGCCAGTACTGCGTGATCTCAGCGATTCTGATCACGCTTATCTTCCTAGCCTCGCTTCCTGAAATACCGCGACTGCGCGGAGGCACTTCGTGAGTGACTGCACCGTGAAGGTTCGACTTCTCTTTGTAGATGACGGTGAATACCACCATGAGACCGTCGAAATTCCAGCCGCATCGGCTGATCGATACGATCGGCTGATCGACTGCTTCCTCGAGGACACCGATGTCATGAAGAAGCTCTTCGTGGACGTCGGTCGACTGGTCTCCGCTCGCATCGAAGACTAGGGAGCAGAAAGTTCCTTAAGGACGCGCTCGAGCGTCCAATCAGCCACGATCGGCGGTGGCCATAGCCCCCGTCGGTGCCGTCCGATGATCTGCTCGGCCTCCCAACGCGCGCGATCCGCCGTCTCCTGGTCGATGTGCTTCTGGGCAACGCCTTCCAGAAATTCGTCTTCGTCGAGCAGTTCGCTCACATCGGTTGGCGACACCCAGACGTCCAGCCAGAGATCGGTCGTGTGCCAGATGGGCCCGTCGATCACGGGCGGGGTCAGAATGTTCGCGTACACTCCGGTAAATGATCCGTCGGCACGGTGGAATCGACCGATGTCGTGCCACATATCCGGGAAGGTGAACCACACAGCGCGGGAGCCTGTTTCAAGCACGATCTCCCCGTTCACCTGCACCGGTTGTTCCAGTTCCAGGGGTTCCGACACGGTGACAATGACGTCGTCCTGCTCGTGCACGACTTGCTGCACGTAGACACGAAGACGGTCAGGCGGACGGCGATAGTGAATCGCGATCAGGGGGTGTTCAGGCACGTTCGGTGGCGATTCGCTCAACGAACACGTCCATCACGCCGCCACATACCGCGGGGCTCCACGTCGTGAAATCTTCGGTGAGGTCGACGCGCACACGTTCAGACGCCCCAGAGTCGAGCACGCGATAGGCTGACTCGATGACCTCTGCCTCACCACATCCACCGCCGACCGTTCCCGTGAGGCCGTTCTCCGGATCGACCAGCATCCGGGCGCCTACCTTCCGCGGAGTAGATCCCCGTGTGCTCACGATGGTCGCAAGCACGCACGAGCGCCCTGCAGCGCTCGCTTCTGCCAGCGCCCCCGCGAGCGTGCGATCATCTTCGTGCGTCATGAATCGTCCTGTTCATCGTCATCCGTGCTCGTCGGCTCAGGCGCGTCAAAAAATCGCTCAGCGACTCGCTCGACTCCCTTTAGCGGGAGCCCCGTACCGCCACGATCGAGCATGATCAGCTCTGCCGCCACCGCGACTGCGATTTCTTCGGGTGTCTCTGCCCCGATGTCGAGACCGACCGGAGCGTGAATCCGATCGATCAGGTGGCGCTCGACGCCCTCGTCGATGAGTTGCACATAGGTAGCCCGCACTCGACGTCGACTGCCGATCATCCCAATGTATGCCGGCGCCGGATCGGTCCGGAGCGCCCGAATCAGGCACTCGTAGTCGTATTTGTGGCCTCTGGTCACGAGCAATAGGTGAGAGCGCTCATGGAGGACGACGTCGGCGAACGGGTCTGAGAAGTCGGCACGTACCAGACGATCCGCGTCAGGGAACCGCTCCCGCGTTGCGAAGTCCGGCCGGTCGTCGAGCACGATCACACGGTACCCGAGCAGTGCGCCGATGTGGGCCATCGGTTGAGCGATGTGGCCGGCCCCGACA is a window of Longimicrobiales bacterium DNA encoding:
- a CDS encoding DUF402 domain-containing protein, coding for MSESPPNVPEHPLIAIHYRRPPDRLRVYVQQVVHEQDDVIVTVSEPLELEQPVQVNGEIVLETGSRAVWFTFPDMWHDIGRFHRADGSFTGVYANILTPPVIDGPIWHTTDLWLDVWVSPTDVSELLDEDEFLEGVAQKHIDQETADRARWEAEQIIGRHRRGLWPPPIVADWTLERVLKELSAP
- a CDS encoding XdhC family protein encodes the protein MTHEDDRTLAGALAEASAAGRSCVLATIVSTRGSTPRKVGARMLVDPENGLTGTVGGGCGEAEVIESAYRVLDSGASERVRVDLTEDFTTWSPAVCGGVMDVFVERIATERA
- a CDS encoding vitamin K epoxide reductase family protein, which gives rise to MTDLASETSPTDPVGGVVAPPTNRMVIAILALIGLCVALYLWAHNAGLTGPIVCGVGDCATVQSSEYATIGPIPVSSIGVFGYIVVLALSFVGLQPAHRDSALIGGLLLTGSGGGVVFSGWLTYLEAFVINAWCQYCVISAILITLIFLASLPEIPRLRGGTS
- a CDS encoding XdhC family protein; protein product: MSAISAAEVSASLLSAAEQGRTAVGVTVVACDHAHLLGRRRLQGDIEVGDLGTPPLNEDASALMSAARSDLRVQDGLRTVEVEGLGIVELYLEVRRPIKELLVVGAGHIAQPMAHIGALLGYRVIVLDDRPDFATRERFPDADRLVRADFSDPFADVVLHERSHLLLVTRGHKYDYECLIRALRTDPAPAYIGMIGSRRRVRATYVQLIDEGVERHLIDRIHAPVGLDIGAETPEEIAVAVAAELIMLDRGGTGLPLKGVERVAERFFDAPEPTSTDDDEQDDS